In Pan troglodytes isolate AG18354 chromosome 20, NHGRI_mPanTro3-v2.0_pri, whole genome shotgun sequence, the genomic window CTGAGTGACACCTGTGACACACGTCCTAAGACACAAAGACTCGCCTCCTGCCCTGAGAAGTAGGGTCACACTGGCACAGCCTCACACCCTAAGACATACAATCCTGTCACTTACCACTCAGTTTCATCCTGTCCCCATCTCAGCACAGCCAGGTTGCTGCCGCCACATCCCTGAACTCAGGGTCTTACCCCCAGCGCCGGGACGCACCCAGAGTTACTGCCTCAATTCCAGCCCCTCCCAACACCCCAAAATGCAGCCCTCTGAGATGATCACCCACACCACCCTCCTTAGTGCTGGGAAATAGGGTCTCACTTGGCACCCCgagagacacacacacgcacacacactccttattGCCAAAACTGCCCCTGACCACACTCTGTATGACTTTCAATGACCCCCCAACAATCCCAGACAGGCCCCACCAGCACACTCCGTACACCCAAGGCACAAGAAGTGACACCCCCTGCCGCTGGACACCAGAGACCTAGCtggccacccccaccctcacccagaAACAGCAACGCCCTgagacacacacacctgcaccccTAGACACCCCTAGACCTGGCCAGCACCCCCACCCAGGAAACAGCAACACCCCGAGACATACCCTGACACCCCTGAACACCCCAAGGCCTAGCCAGGCACCCCTCCTTGCCCCAGAAACAGCACCCTAagacacacacccccacaccccgGGACACCCCAAGACACATTCATTCCGTTGCACTCCCCACCACCAGACACTGCCAGTTACACCTGCAATTGCCCTGGAACACAGAGCCGGTTATCACATCCCTTACCCACGACACAGCCCTCCCTCATTGCGTCACGAGCCATCAACACTCTTGATAGACTCACAGTCCTACCCAACACCCGAGACGCACATAGCCACACCCCTTCACCACTGCAACCGGCTCCCAGCACAGACACCCGAGGAGCCCACAGGTGCCCGGGGATGCCCTGAGTCACCAGGACTGCGGCTCCCCGACTCCACCCGGGTCTGTCCACCAACACCCAGCCCCCAGGGTCTTCcccttttcccccttcccctcttcctggTGGCCCAGTGCCCGCCCGCCTTTTGGAACGAGGATTGCAAGCTGGCCTTGGACTTCCCCACAGCCTCTCGGCTCACCCCCAAGCATTCCTGTGGGGCCCTCTGGCCCAGCGCCCCTTGCTTcaatcccttcccttccctccaggTCTGGCCAGGGTCCCACCCCGCCTTTCCCTGATCACCCTCAATCCTCGAAGATGAGTGGGTTGTCAAAACAAGTATGCTGGGTTTATGTCTAGGGCAAAGCAGGGTGCCCCATGGACGCCTGCATGTCCAGCATTGggccgggtggggtgggggctgcatcACGCCTGCCCCCAACCTCCCGGTGTAGGGGTGGGGCTCTGGCAGGCCTGAGGTTCCATCTTTCTATTTCCAAGCCAGGTTTCAATGCCCTGGTGCTCCCCACGGTCCGGGGGTTGTCACCAGCTGCAGACAGCAGCCTTGTGAAGCTCCAGGGGGTAGGAGGCCTtgtgggagagggggcaggatttgaaccctcaGTAGTCCAGGAAGCTCTGGCCCTGCCTGGAAGCCTGGTGGCCTGCAGCCAGAAGGAACAGTGGGAGGGGGCAGGTGGCCTGGTGCCAGCTCCTAATTCAATTTGGAGCCTGCGGAAGATGGATTTCAGCTGCTGAATTCTTTCTCAGCCCCAATCTTCCCCCTCTCCCACCCCGAAGCCACACAGGTCCAACAGCAGATAGATTCTTTATGTTCAAGACAGCAAATTCAGATACAAAAACCCACCGCCAtcgtccctccttccctcctgctcTGGGCCAGGGATGGGCCTGGAGGGAGagatgggaggtggggaggaggttgGGGGGTTCACAGCAGACTCGTGTCAAATGCGGAGGTAATAGGCTCCACAGGGAGGGGGCTCCTCTCAGGAGGGGTGAGGGCATTATTGCATTTGCTGGGGGGAGGGACAACCCTCTCCCCTGTATTCCCTGCGTCAGGAAACTAGGAAGGTCATGACCCCCAAACAGAACCCAAGGCCCCAGGGAGACAGAGGGACCAGTTTGGCAGCTGATGGTGGAAAGTGGCGGAGGCGGGGGTGGCCGCCCAATTTGGCTGAtccctcccctccctgtgccTGACCCGGCTGAGGTAGGTGGGGAACAGGGCACAGGGGGGCCGGGGACCCCGGCCAGACTGGGAACCAGGGAGGGGATGGTACCGATTGGAGCGGGGCAGGGGGCCCGGCCCCACCTCCCCTCACCATCGTCCTTGGGCTGCTGAGCTAGGCTCAGGCTGGAGGCTCGGGTCCTGACGTCAGTGTCCCTGCTGGGGGCCCCCACCAGGTTGCGCCCGGGTCATCATCGCAGGGTCCGGGGGCAGTCCTAGTAGCGGCCGACCTTGGCGTCCCCAATGGCGCCCCAGACGTCAAAGACGAACTCGTCAGGGAAGGCAAAGTCACCCAGCCGTTCGTCCAGGGCCTCGGCCAGCTCATCCGGGTTCCTTTTGTCCTTTCCCAGCTCCACCATGGTGGCCGCTATTGGGGGAGGGGGCAGAACGGAGGCACAAATGACACCAGGGACCAAGGGGCTCAGGGTGGATTCGGCCCCCAGCAGAACTAGATGCCCCCTCCCCCAGGCAGCCCTCACTCACCCAGCTCCGTGTCCCTGATACCCATGTAACTCTCCAGCAGGTCATCCACCTTCTCAATGGCCTTCTCTTCAAAGGCAGAGGGCTGGGGGCCGGGGAGGGGTGACAGCGACAtcataacaatgtgaatatacataGTAATTGGACGGACTGCCATTGTCACCACTTTACATATATTCGTATTTAGACCTCAGGACAACCCTGAGAAGGTGGTATCGGTGTTCAGctcatccccattttactgatgggcAAACTGAGGCCCATGTGCCCAAGGAAGGTCCCTGGGAGCTGGGAAGTGGCAGAAGTGGACTAGAATCCAGGCTGTCTGCCCAGAGTCCCCTCAGCTAACAGGTAATGCTGCCGGTtatgaaaaggaagggagggttgggcgcggtggctcatgcctataatcccagcactttgggaggccaaggaggctggatcacctgatgtcaggagttcgagaccaactcctggcctggccaacatggtgaaaccccatctctactaaaaatacaaaaatcagctgggcatggtggtgggcacctgtaatcccagctacttgggaggctgaggcaggagtatcgcttgaacctgggaggcagaggttgcagtgagccgagattgagccactgcactccagcctgggtgataagagtgagactctgtctcaaaaaaaaaaaagaaagggaagggatgcCGGAGATAGGGTCCGGCTGGAGCACTCACCAGATCCTCCACCGTGGCGGGGCCCCGGGATCGGAGCCGCAGGGTCCCTCGGCCAGTGCCCAGTTGTGGGCCAGAGCCAGGGCGGCCACCCGCTGAGCGCTGGCTGATCATGTctgtgggaggcaggagaggagtgAGTGTGGGGGAAGCTTGGTTTTAGCACGTTCTGGGCAGGACTTGTCCTTCCTGGCTTTCACCACCACCCCAAACTTCTCCAGGCTTCTGCAAGTTTCtgggggctggggccggggtgaTCCCAGGAGGGCAGGAATCCTGACTCAGGCCTGGCATGGATGTGGGGCAGAGCAGGGGGAACAGCTGGGGGCCAGGAATAGGAAATGCTGGAGGGGAGACTGGAGGGGCCACTTCTGCTCCCAGGGGCTGGGGGACAGGAAGCAGGTGTACCCCAGCCTGAGTCTCCAGCTGCCTGAGTCCgtctcctcttggccaagggggtATGGCTGCTGGGCCACAGACCAGCCCTACCTGCCCAGGGAAGTGATttagtcccccacccccacctcagggGCCTGGGGCCCATTCCTGAGAGTTAGTGAAGCCAGATGGAAAAGTGGAGGGGCTGGCACTGAGCAGTCAAGCCTGGCCTGTTGGGGATGGGGGGCTGGCCAGGGCTGAGGGCGCTTGGCTGGGCTAATGGCCCCTGGAAGCTAGGTGTGAGGGCAACTTCCTCCTCGCCCCCGCCCTTCTCCCAGGCTGGGCCAAGGGCCAGCACCCCGTCTGGGGCCGGGAGGAGCTGCAATCCCTTCCCTTTCGGCAGGCCAGGCTTGGGCGCCACCTGCTGGCCGCTCCCGGCACCACCGCCTGCGCCCATGCGAGCAGCGCCACTGGGGAGGTCCAGGGGCCGGCTCCTCACCGAAGGCCTTTCGAGGCTCCGTGAGCTTCAGCGTGAAGGTACGGCCTCGGGGCAGCTCCTTGAGCAGCCGGGCCACCTCGTAGTGCCGGCAGCCCAGCAGGCTCTGCCCGTTAATGGCCTCGATCATGTCGCCCACGCTGATGAGGTGGATGTGGTCGATCACGCTGCCCTCCTTGATGCGCTGCGGGGGCAGGGAGTCATCAGCCCTTGGGGCTCTGCCCTGGTTTCCGGGGTCCCATGGCCCACCCTCGCTCCCAGGCCTCCGGGGTGCCCCGTCTCCCCAGGCACCTTGATGAAGGCGTAGCCAGCCCCATTGTCCGTGATGGTGAGCCCGAGTGCATCCTCCGACTTGAACACCTCCACCTCCTTGCGCTGCCCCTTCACGTGGGCGAAGATGAAGTCCTCCAGCCCGATCTGGCCCCCCAGGAGCTTGTCCATGTCCACTTTGTGGGTGTTCAGGGTGCAGAACATCACCTGCAGGGGTGGGAGACGCTGAaacctcttccccctccctcccccttttctAATCACCACTGGAGGGCGAAGGGAGAGAGCTGGGAGAGGACTAGGGGGATTCCATCCCAGTAGCTGATCACGCACTGAGCCAGGGCAGGGCCCACATTAGGACTAGGATTTAGTTTTCCTTtcgctttttgagacagggtcttgctctgtcacccaggctggagtgcagtggtgcgatcatagtcactgcagccacaacctcccgGATCccggcaatcctcccacctcagcctcccaagtagctggaactacaggtgctcgccaccatgcctggctaatttttgtattttttgtggagatatggggtctcactatgttgcacaggctggtctccaactcctgggctcaagtgatcctcctgtctcagtctcccgagtagctgggaccacagacacgtgccaccacacccacatagttaaaataattttttttagagatgggagcctcattatgttgcccaggctggcctggaactcctgagctccagtgatccccccatctcaacctcccaagtagctgggactataggtgtgcaccactgtacccagctaggATTTCCGTCCTAGCAAAAATTCATTGctgtgccaggtgcggtggctcacgcctgtaatcccagcactttgggaggccgaggtgggcagaacacgaggtcaggagatcgagaccagcctggccaacatggtgaaatcctgtctctactaaaaatacaaaaattagctgggtctggtggcgggcgcctgtaatcccagctactcgggaggctgaggcaggaaaatggtttgaacccaggaggtggaggttgcagtgagccaagatcgtgccactgcactccagcctggtgacagagcaagactccatctcaaaaaaaaaacaaaaaaacaaaaaaaaaaaaactcattgctGCTTTCAGGGAatggagcctggcacacagtgagtgcTCAGGAAATGCTTGTGGAGGACACAGAAACTCATCCCACTTATGGAGACCCCTGCGTCTACTTCTTGCTCAAACCCACTACTGCCCTCCTTGACCCCCTCCCATCTATCCCCACAGTGCTTGGCACCAGGCAAGCCTGCCTCCCACAGCGTTGAGTTTCTCCAAGGCATCACGGAGAAGTGCATCTTGTATCTGGCCTCTAGCCTCCACCATCTCATGGGGCACTGGCCTCCCAATGCCTGACAGGAACTCAGCATCCAGCCCTGGCCATCAGCTCCCACAGTCTGTAGAGGTGCAGGCCTCTCAGTGTCTGATGGGAACTCAGCATTTAACTGTGGCCATCAGCTCCCCACAATCTACTGGGGTGCAGGCCTCCCAACGCCTGATGGGAACTCAGCGTCCAGCCCTGGTCGTCAGTTTTGCACAATCGACTGGGATGCAGGCCTctcaatccatccatccaatcaatccatccagccctggcctcccacagTCCATTGGAGCTCAGATCTCTCAGTGCCTGTTGGGAACTCAGCATCCACCCCTAGTCTTGCACAATCTACTGGGGGTACACCCCTCCTAATGCCTGATGGGATGTCAGCATGCAGCCCTGGCCATCAGCTCCCACAATCCACTGGGGCACAGGTCTCCCAGTGCCTGATGGGAACTCAGCATCCAGCCCTGGCCTCCAGTTCCCCACAATTCACAGGGGCACAAGCCTCCCAGTGCCTCATGGGAACTCAGCATCCAGCCCGGGCCATTGGCCCCCACCACTGAGTGGGGCCCAGGCTCAGCATCTGTAGCTTCGGCATCTGAGCCCCAGCTCATGAACAGGATGCAGGCCCAGACCTCTGGTCCACCATCAGGGACCCTGGTGCCCGGCTCCCCAGTGGGTACCTCGGCAGTTGGCAGGCGGAAGGCCTCGGCGATCTTGCCATACAGCTCCTTGACGTTGGTGAAGCCCTCGATGCGGCCAGTGGGACTGCCATGGGCCAGCTGGGTGTGGAACACGAGGCGGGGCcgcagggctgggggaggggggggCAAGCCCATTTGGGGGCCCCCCGCCCCACCTCCGCCCAGAGGCCCTGGCTCCCCCACGCCCAGCCCTCCAcggcctggctcagcctcctcatTTTCCACTAGAGGGGGCGCCTTTTTCCGCCGCCCCAGTCCCAGCGGCATGAGCAGCGAGAAGTGGGGTCACCAGAAGATCTGCAGGACAGGAAGTGGGGCTCAGGGCCTGGGCAGAGGCCCTGGGTGCCCCTCCCACACTACTCGAACCATACAGGCCCAAGGAAATACTCAGAGAACAAATTGGCCTCGGTTGAAATCCTCATCTCTTGTATAGTGACAGGACACttatataaaagtaataatagggctgggtgcggtggctcacgcctgtaatcccaccactatggaaggctgaggtgggcggatcacttgaggtcaaaactttgaaaccagcctggccaacatggtgaaaccccacctctactaaaaatataaaaattagccgggtgtggtggtgcgcacctgtaatcccagctacttgggaggctgaggcacaagaatagcttgaactggggaggtggaggttgcagtgacccaagatcgcaccactgcactctagcctgggtgacagactaagGCTCcgtctataaataaaataaaataaaataaaaagctcacacctgtaatcccagcactgtgggaggctgagacgggaggatcacttgaggtcaggagttcgagatgccTGACCAACATGTCGAAATCCCATccctaccaaaaacacaaaaaaattagccaggcatggtggcgcatgtctgtaatctcagtgattcgggaggctgagacataagaattgcttgaacccaggaggcagaggttgcagtgagccaagatcacaccactgcactccaccctgggcaaaagagcaagactctgtctcaataataataataataataataataataaaaataataataataccagctAGGATTATTGCTTTCATTTGTtgttgtgacagggtcttgctctgtcacttagactggagtgcagtggtataattaaagctcactgcagccttgatctcccaggctcaagggatcctcacacctcagtctctcaaatagctgggCCCGTAGGCACATGCCATGAAGCTCAgctaaactttattttattttatttttttgagatggagtctcactctgtcccctaggctggattgcaacggtgtgatcttggctcactgcaacctctgcctctcaggttcaagtgattcttgaagAAGAGACcctgactccttttttttttttttttttttttgagactgagtctcactccgttgcccaggctggagtgcagtggtgcaatctcagctcactgcaatctcttgcctcccgggtacaagcgattctcgtctcagcctcccaagaagctgggattacatgtgtgtgccaccacaccggggtaatttctacatttttggtagagatggggtttcaccaagttggccaggctggtcttgaactcctgacctcaagtgatccgcccacctcagcctcccaaagcgctgggattaaaagcatgaaccactgtacctaATGCTCAGCTAAcgttttaaaactttttgcaggccgggcgcggtggctcatgcctgtaatcccagcactttgggaggctgaggcgggtggatcacgaggtcaggaattcaagaccagcctggccaacatagtgaaaccctgtctctaccaaaaaaacacaaaaattagccgggtgtggtggcatgtgcctgtagtcttagctactcaggaggctgaggcaggagaattgcctgaaacctgggaggcggaggttgcagtgagcttgagaccgtgccattgcctgggtgacagaatgacactccatctcaaaaaaaaaaaaacaaaaaacaaaaaacactttttgcagagatgaggggtctcaatatgttgcccagagtgatctcaaactcctagactcaagcaatcctcctgcctcggcctctcaaaagtgctgggagtacaggaatgagccatagtgcccgcctgtaatcccagcactttgggaggctgaggtgggcggatcacctgaggtcacgagttggagatcagcctggccaacatggtgagaccccgtctctactaaaaatacaaaaattagctggccgtggtggcgggcgtctgtaatcccagctactcgagaggttgagacaagagaatcgcttgaacccgggaggcagagattgcagtgagctgagattgcaccactgcactccagcctgggcaacagagcaagactcagtctcaaaaaaaaataataaaaataaataaataaaagagtcaGGGTCTCTtattgctctgtccccaggctggagtgcagtggggtgatcacgataatggctcactgcagctttgacctcctgggctcaagccatcctccattctcagcctcccaagtggctagaactacaggcatgtaccaccacacccgacttttttttttttttttaattttattgtaggcctggtgcgatggctcacatctgtaatcccagcactttgggaggctgtgagcagaacacttgaggtcaggagttcgagaccagcctggccaacatggtgaaaccacatctctactaaaagtacaaaacttagctgggcatggtggcagacgcctgtagtaccagctactggggaggctgaggcaggagaattgcttgaacccaggagacgaaggttggcagtgagcagagatcgtgccaatgcactcactccagcctgggtgacagagacagactccgtctcaaaaaataaataaataaataaacaaacaaatatatatatatatagagagagagagagagacagagagagggagagagagagaaaggagttcttttctttttttgagacagagtctcactgtcacccaggctggagtacagtggcgtgatctcggctcactgcaagctccacctccagggttcacgccattctcctgtctcaggctctggagtagctgggactacaagtgcccgccaccatgcccagctaattttttgtatttttagtagagacgaggtttcaccacgtttgcaaggatggtctcgatctcctgacttcatgatctgcctgcctcggcctcccaaagtgctgggattacgggcgtgagccaccgcgcctggcaaggAGGTgatctttctgtgttgcccaggctggtctggaactcctggcttcaaggagcttttggcctcccaaagctctggcatgacaggtatgggccaccgtgcccagcctgtgacCTTCCTTAACCCTCACACCACACTGTAACACAGGGATCACGTTATGCTGTAATTATGCCCAttgaacagatgagaaaatggagccTCAAAGCAACTACGCTTCTATTTTCCTCTCAGACACAGTCACTAACACTGTGTGCAAAAAATTTCTGACTCTCCCCCTTTGGACCAAACAGGTGGATGGCACTTCCTGGCCTCCTTGTGACTGGGCAGATAAATGATTATTTCTGGCAAATAGGTTGTGAGAAGAAGTGGCACATGACATTTCTGGGCTGAGGCATTTAAGTGCTGGAGCCTCCAGAGATCTATCTTTCCCAGGCAGGGTGATG contains:
- the GIPC1 gene encoding PDZ domain-containing protein GIPC1 isoform X1; its protein translation is MPLGLGRRKKAPPLVENEEAEPGRGGLGVGEPGPLGGGGAGGPQMGLPPPPPALRPRLVFHTQLAHGSPTGRIEGFTNVKELYGKIAEAFRLPTAEVMFCTLNTHKVDMDKLLGGQIGLEDFIFAHVKGQRKEVEVFKSEDALGLTITDNGAGYAFIKRIKEGSVIDHIHLISVGDMIEAINGQSLLGCRHYEVARLLKELPRGRTFTLKLTEPRKAFDMISQRSAGGRPGSGPQLGTGRGTLRLRSRGPATVEDLPSAFEEKAIEKVDDLLESYMGIRDTELAATMVELGKDKRNPDELAEALDERLGDFAFPDEFVFDVWGAIGDAKVGRY
- the GIPC1 gene encoding PDZ domain-containing protein GIPC1 isoform X2, which produces MFCTLNTHKVDMDKLLGGQIGLEDFIFAHVKGQRKEVEVFKSEDALGLTITDNGAGYAFIKRIKEGSVIDHIHLISVGDMIEAINGQSLLGCRHYEVARLLKELPRGRTFTLKLTEPRKAFDMISQRSAGGRPGSGPQLGTGRGTLRLRSRGPATVEDLPSAFEEKAIEKVDDLLESYMGIRDTELAATMVELGKDKRNPDELAEALDERLGDFAFPDEFVFDVWGAIGDAKVGRY